A window from Plasmodium cynomolgi strain B DNA, chromosome 7, whole genome shotgun sequence encodes these proteins:
- a CDS encoding hypothetical protein (putative): MDYAHLHGKHKSVPNREERKGGGKKITSNGRMVSDIKQSAHVGDTSNHNLSDKKDGKSVEANHVDRGEQQHKGTPQRGRRNHYSDWKFGREQPNANYYDRFDYVKRERMVDHYKKLDAVYSSNSGRSNRDYHQRGSYRNEPTGRGTTDRWHRYYPKERTNKAAEGSTRDQNGTIYNSSHSVRSPLNNPPHGGNTDMNYPNNIVKRRGNSKTTFSHTGEHEKGRQKEVRGVQVDQSVNSFQQNFAHTNEVQVHPGEGKAHSQVNRNEKSEEHFTYSLHESNERSTPPLQNSYLNESSQVNMVANACRKAVLEKETERGQSGPYYIHHGVKNNDVVEVPREEEPNWKSTNNDLEKKDSMNESPSAGTNQKDTPPMGGSQNANDNLRKLKREEEKKKVMNWKLEEQTLLEEGLRVYKDLKNCPEKWEKVSEIVKTKGPEDCLKRFLYCRFIVLKEKQKMEKEKELQERERQEREQQSQLQTNQTNQTNQTNQPNEEGSEQANDEDLEQDIDSDDMNINNNANITGKSLVLSNAHIKNISLYKAVQLKLQLLCTRCCNTFDVTTTSKDAPQLVCTCVNCSSNAVVEVYRNICFMENSCVCILKFNQCSLMDLLSGDYSVNCESCGRKSILKNVTSGKEMHANCQKCFTKLEFKYSGFSFDEIVSANNAAIKKIDDMINKLFTKKKSNKKAVAAPNNLKIEKCKNVIKVNNIEVKDGACKHFKKSHRLFKFPCCNKIFPCPTCHDLNSNHECGIAKRVICGFCFREFDDDDVCVCQRDKKTKKGGNFWEGGKGCRNAVALSKNDSKKYKLLNRQTVQKKKKK, from the exons cagagggggaggagaaaccATTATAGTGATTGGAAATTTGGGAGGGAACAACCAAATGCAAATTATTACGATAGGTTCGATTAcgtgaaaagggaaagaatgGTGGACCATTATAAAAAGTTAGACGCTGTTTACTCCAGCAATAGTGGAAGGAGCAATCGCGACTACCATCAAAGGGGCAGCTACCGAAACGAACCCACCGGTAGGGGAACAACGGATCGGTGGCATCGTTACTACCCCAAAGAGAGAACCAACAAGGCGGCAGAAGGGAGCACAAGAGACCAAAATGGAACTATATATAACAGCAGTCATTCGGTTCGCTCACCTTTGAATAATCCTCCACACGGTGGCAACACGGACATGAATTACCCCAATAACATCGTCAAGAGAAGGGGAAACAGCAAAACTACCTTTAGTCACACTGGTGAACATGAAAAGGGAAGGCAAAAAGAAGTGCGCGGGGTTCAGGTGGACCAATCGGTGAACTCATTCCAACAgaattttgcacacacaaatgaaGTCCAAGTACATCCCGGTGAGGGAAAAGCACACTCCCAAGTTAATCGGAACGAGAAATCAGAAGAACACTTCACGTATAGCCTTCACGAAAGCAATGAGAGAAGTACCCCCCCGCTGCAAAATAGTTATTTAAATGAATCAAGCCAAGTCAACATGGTTGCAAATGCTTGTAGAAAGGCTGTGCTTGAAAAAGAAACTGAAAGAGGCCAAAGTGGGCCGTATTATATTCATCATGGggtgaaaaataatgacGTGGTGGAAGTCccaagggaagaagaacccaATTGGAAAAGCACAAATAACgatttggagaaaaaggacAGCATGAATGAGAGCCCCAGTGCAGGTACCAACCAGAAGGATACCCCACCGATGGGAGGCAGCCAAAATGCGAATGACAATCTGAGGAAGTTgaagagggaagaagaaaaaaaaaaagtaatgaaTTGGAAGCTGGAAGAACAAACGCTGCTTGAGGAAGGGTTGAGGGTTTAtaaggatttaaaaaattgcccagaaaaatgggaaaaggtTAGCGAAATTGTGAAGACGAAGGGTCCAGAGGACTGCTTGAAGCGGTTCCTCTACTGCAGGTTCATCGTtttgaaggagaagcaaaagatggagaaggagaaggagctGCAGGAACGGGAGCGACAAGAGAGGGAACAGCAGAGCCAACTCCAAACGAACCAAACAAACCAAACGAACCAAACGAACCAACCGAATGAGGAAGGCAGTGAGCAGGCGAATGACGAGGACCTGGAGCAGGACATTGACAGCGACGACATGAACATAAACAACAATGCGAACATAACGGGGAAGAGTCTTGTGCTTAGCAACGCCCAcatcaaaaatatatctctGTACAAGGCCGTCCAGTTGAA GCTGCAGCTGCTTTGCACCCGGTGCTGCAACACTTTTGATGTCACCACGACGAGCAAAGACGCACCCCAGTTAG TTTGCACCTGCGTGAACTGCAGCAGCAATGCGGTTGTGGAGGTGTACAGAAATATTTGTTTCATGGAGAACAGCTGCGTGTGCATTTTGAAGTTTAACCAGTGCTCGCTGATG gACTTGTTAAGCGGGGATTACAGCGTGAATTGCGAAAGCTGCGGGAGGAAGAGCATCCTGAAGAATGTCACTTCTG GCAAAGAAATGCACGCCAACTGCCAGAAGTGCTTCACCAAGTTGGAGTTCAAATACAGCGGCTTTTCCTTTGATGAGATAGTCAGCGCAAACAATGCCGcgataaaaaa AATCGACGATATGATAAACAAACTattcacgaaaaaaaagtccaacAAGAAGGCCGTGGCTGCACCGAACAATTTGAAGatagaaaaatgcaaaaacgttataaaagtaaataatatagaaGTGAAGGATGGTGCATGcaagcattttaaaaagtccCATCGCCTCTTCAAATTCCCCTGTTGTAACAAG ATATTTCCGTGCCCCACTTGTCACGATTTAAATAGCAACCACGAATGTGGCATTGCCAAGCGGGTGATTTGCGGATTTTGTTTCCGTGAATTTGATGACGACGACGTGTGTGTATGTCAGCGGGacaagaagacgaagaaagGCGGGAACTTCTGGGAG ggaggaaaaggatGCCGCAACGCAGTGGCGCTAAGCAAAAATGACTCCAAAAAGTACAAGTTGTTGAACCGGCAAACTGtgcagaagaaaaagaagaagtag
- a CDS encoding cyclophilin (putative), with protein MGKHKHSKDKLYILQSEYRRDALIKKQHNCISLRPFSDPYCDEDGRLYDKKSVLEEMAKGKEERKKAESTIDLKNLIKANFYKHNNEYICPVTRKYFNQHSKIILNKKTGNVYSAEIYKLFQNKKDMFDPITHDPMQKTDLIVLQDPLHKATKSNELIQNSVQAKKIKTQSIQDNGAIMSILHEVQKQKGDVKSGQDKCEDVQMGKHRWGKKGDKNDTTQNKEGIDGTQMERGDGKYLFSQNYADSDDREDNSENEIKIKCENYSDNKLAQSVTSTISNVTYKHSFIYLSENQVQDMIYEQVRKNKKNSYVRLITDVGMINIELYASTLPKLCHNFLFLSEYKYYDKTDIFKKDKREDIVYFGSCKSNYHLAASGFYWRKKLKKKKMRNKINDEKAMQALKESIMGVNSDDDSDVAIKYVKHTGHKPPSEKSCFGNVYLFRYYNQMYSNMFYICLAEEYTTGDACVGKVVGGNETLGKLKNLDPTASSHAQHTLNEVIIYTNPFKDVVKEMKANMRKKEEEKSGQENNTESYIDDGKYVQNKNDSIGKYIKWNDFKKSATAATNAAAPPTHATNTSEELSKPKLSPLKKETHSKSKQNSRMDFSCW; from the exons ATGGGAAAACACAAACACAGCAAAGATAAGTTGTACATTTTGCAGTCAGAGTATAGAAGAGATGCCTTGATAAAGAAGCAACACAA CTGCATAAGTCTAAGGCCCTTCAGCGACCCCTACTGTGATGAAGATGGAAGGCTGTACGATAAAAAAAGCGTTTTAGAAGAAATGGCCaaggggaaggaggaaaggaaaaaagcgGAGTCAACAATTGACCTGAAAAATCTAATTAAAGCAAACTTTTACAAACATAATAATGAGTACATATGTCCAGTGACGAGAAAGTACTTTAATCAACactcaaaaattattttaaataaaaaaacggggaaTGTATACTCCGCAGagatatacaaattatttcaGAACAAAAAGGACATGTTTGATCCAATTACGCATGACCCGATGCAAAAGACAGATTTGATTGTCCTACAGGACCCCCTGCATAAAGCAACCAAATCGAATGAACTCATCCAAAACTCTgttcaggcgaaaaaaataaaaactcaATCGATTCAGGATAATGGGGCCATTATGAGTATCCTTCATGAAGTGcagaagcaaaagggggatgtAAAAAGTGGGCAAGACAAATGTGAAGAtgtccaaatggggaaacatCGTTGGGGGAAGAAGGGAGACAAAAATGATACAACTCAGAATAAAGAAGGTATAGATGGAACACAAATGGAAAGAGGAGATGGTAAGTACCTCTTCTCCCAAAACTATGCTGACTCAGATGATCGAGAGGATAACagcgaaaatgaaataaaaataaaatgtgaaaattatagTGACAATAAATTAGCGCAAAGTGTAACTTCAACCATATCGAACGTTACGTACAAACATAGCTTTATATACCTTTCCGAGAACCAAGTCCAAGACATGATTTATGAGCAGGTTcgaaaaaacaagaaaaacagTTACGTGAGACTCATAACGGATGTAGGCATGATCAACATTGAACTCTACGCCTCCACTTTGCCCAAGCTCTGCCACAACTTTTTATTCCTCAGTGAATATAAATACTATGACAAAAcggatatttttaaaaaggataaaaggGAGGACATTGTTTATTTTGGTTCCTGTAAAAGTAATTACCATTTAGCGGCATCCGGATTttattggagaaaaaaattaaaaaaaaaaaaaatgagaaacaaGATAAATGACGAAAAGGCTATGCAGGCACTCAAAGAATCGATAATGGGGGTAAATAGCGACGATGATAGTGACGTGGCAATTAAATATGTGAAGCATACTGGGCACAAGCCCCCCTCGGAGAAGAGCTGCTTTGGAAATGTGTACCTCTTTAGGTACTACAACCAGATGTACTCCAACATGTTCTACATTTGCCTGGCGGAGGAGTACACCACGGGGGACGCCTGTGTGGGAAAGG TTGTAGGCGGAAATGAAACCCTCGGAAAGTTGAAAAATCTGGACCCCACTGCAAGTAGTCAT gcTCAGCACACCCTGAACGAAGTCATCATTTATACAAACCCGTTCAAAGACGTGGTGAAAGAAATGAAAGCaaatatgagaaaaaaggaggaggagaaaagcgGACAGGAAAATAACACAGAGAGCTACATAGACGATGGAAAGTACGTCcagaataaaaatgacagcATCGGTAAGTACATAAAGTGGAACGACTTCAAGAAGAGTGCAACGGCAGCAACCAACGCCGCGGCCCCACCCACCCATGCAACGAACACCAGTGAAGAATTAAGCAAACCCAAACTGAGccctttaaaaaaggaaacgcaCTCAAAATCGAAGCAGAACAGTAGAATGGATTTTTCCTGCTGGTAG
- a CDS encoding hypothetical protein (putative), giving the protein MEILFKRFYQFLDFQEKCLLCCTYLSFPHLYFKARRERGYKEFVEKYQHKGDSSGSASTASTVSECCRPRSRYRASGAPFCECLETIGRSKQYLSEKKDDYYIDMIHLLQQNKLSFSSNVKKDIVIKEFTKNAKVTEFYKCNNFNENCVNTLPVKDVDIVDTKYVNICRYLEKPRLTIEHVKSLNSHTENFMPLFKVHKASTLITTVEKKLLIECLKVIKKIFVYDKIDKLTVIIFCYLSNLYNVVMRLNAECILSCYSRKHFEFFLYYFFQENPPSARRTKMLAMKVYRSGDGRDDLSEDYNC; this is encoded by the exons atggaaattttatttaaaagattttACCAGTTTTTGGATTTTCAAGAAAAGTGTTTATTGTGTTGCACGTACTTGTCGTTCCCACATTTGTATTTCAAAGCGCGCCGGGAAAGAGGCTACAAAGAATTTGTAGAGAAGTACCAACACAAGGGCGACAGCAGCGGCAGTGCTAGCACGGCCAGTACTGTTAGTGAGTGTTGTCGTCCCCGCTCCCGTTACCGCGCTTCTGGCGCGCCTTTTTGCGAGTGCCTAGAAACCATTGGACGGTCGAAACAGTACCTAAGCGAGAAAAAGGACGACTACTATATAGACATGATTCACCTTTTGCAGCAAAACAAATTATCCTTTTCGTccaatgtaaaaaaagatattgttataaaagaatttaccaaaaatgcaaaggtCACAGAATTTTATAAGtgcaataattttaatgaaaattgtGTCAATACTCTCCCTGTTAAAGATGTCGATATTGTAGATACAAAATATGTAAACATATGTAGATACCTGGAGAAGCCCCGGCTGACTATTGAACACGTCAAGTCGCTAAACAGTCACACGGAAAAttttatgccccttttt AAGGTTCACAAGGCCAGCACGCTCATAACGACTGTCGAAAAGAAGCTTCTAATCGAGTGCCTAAAAGTGATCAAGAAGATATTTGTTTACGACAAAATAGACAAGCTAActgtcataattttttgttacttgAGCAATTTGTACAACGTGGTGATGCGCCTGAATGCGGAGTGTATTTTGAGTTGCTACTCGCGGAAGcatttcgaattttttctatac TATTTCTTTCAAGAGAACCCCCCATCCGCTAGACGGACGAAAATGCTAGCCATGAAAGTTTACAGGAGCGGCGATGGACGCGATGACCTCAGCGAGGATTACAACTGCTAG
- a CDS encoding diacylglycerol kinase (putative), which yields MEDFAYVDKNVYINLLVTIINKCKEYLLGIGILKLLFCLCIVLISIIFARRKNKKKKKINIYIQLHNVRHGNGKKAAELADDQKCCAPNEEAQIVEPTLSQAPEPTDVEQMNNEFYHITYSPHIFDLKSINRTELCNVCNESIYSFIFYKKDIFECVVCRNKCHIECAPNSNLMSCKTTVFFKNKHKFIKIRNCMWNNKCNICSKKFSYFSFPPFVQQYIYKCIWCNKYFHVHCIAKIAKKKNQTHDKKKQVKDAICTYGNNKYVLLPYEVTIKENVLLDFLTNAYHRVNEAGVGNDEVILSYTANALDDTPRDDDGTGELNAHEINEKEKKQEHAKGGNNSSVGGKHTPDEQLCLDYLNHFPMFHKMRKFKSFPNCSKAKNSVIPVHENFLLNFFPIHLPIYEIKSSRKFLLIFVNVKSGGQVGKKLYQELLMYFNPLQIISIKSEKNVLNALNMYKEMICLNRVIILLCGGDGTISIFIDTLLKFFANEVAMDALQGKNKGKYYKLYRSDKKSEHFVSTKSTFLNKTIMNITAKLKHNKDALRKKWANNITAQAKKPTTFFLKKRSEKNADGEDADHCGDDDDAGHISEENAETYFGNDSCTAHVWGENQSDELAPKLTSKVKGTFAGGRRIDDPSALNGELKGDLIGQLSSELMGQLSGELSGNLNGELSGNLNGDLNDDLRQHLSNDLNSEINDWSSGRSSPKDMTRRGTEAKCGNGKYLYILEKLRNFKKKGTEKDDDGENTGELCEDEAYKGSTVKSFQNGNSMMDKYYNSNTLIYSNYTENNEDPYSESRRGKENEKMYDNILYHDYKEKATNYLPMKTKLNENSPSYCQEANVANPSDEPDGTLGTNPNKADNKLHSGNGTSLNYSNGNSLNSGSADCDGETPVYVCNGDDVTPHQGGYSGGSPGDYQMDVKGKTTLTDGLSKLEAENPNPSDENIIFQIDNGYKVVHSKEKKKTDQGDHPSCEQKEIINNVIKGEDKEKRSHKSSLESYIACAPIGILPLGTGNDLSYSLGWGCGYNNDPLVYLNKMKSTKNEYIDVWNMKAYDINNNLILNNSFINYFDFGIISRLALHFDNIRKKFPHFFNSRIGNKILYGEVGFRDFCFNTYKYKLNKNIKLYCDGKKVKIDEDIESVCLINIPYFLGGIKIWKDDDKDKHYHSDIDNRQKQEHVRRRTSKKKMKEQVDGNKSANTSSNSSFIGCSMNDNLHNGNNGGVLSNSFGGGTGHPFDDNKKMGMAEFLKSAALKHSAGEDVNPSEFFQNEKTNGIIPSHSEGVNHPQGEENASPPTNEQPFDYSNIYKSYRLDFYRQKKRKQKYRKQKMDDKVIEVIGFRNIFHIFQVQIGMSSAIKLCQGSDIKVKIDKTFIQNKNKIYFQYDGEPGFLNIHKLHFTHKCQYLFLSPKDPI from the exons ATGGAAGATTTTGCCTATGTAgacaaaaatgtttatataaatCTTCTCGTGaccattataaataaatgcaaagaaTACCTTCTAGGAATAGGGATTTTGAAGCTGCTCTTTTGCTTGTGCATAGTGCTCATTAGTATCATCTTTGCTCGtcgtaaaaacaaaaagaagaaaaagatcaacatatatatacagcTACATAATGTGCGCCACGGAAACGGTAAGAAGGCAGCCGAACTAGCGGATGACCAGAAATGTTGCGCGCCCAATGAAGAGGCACAAATAGTAGAACCCACCCTTTCGCAAGCGCCTGAACCCACAGATGTAGAACAAATGAATAACGAATTTTATCACATAACCTACAGCCCACATATATTTGACCTAAAAAGTATTAACAGAACCGAATTGTGCAACGTATGCAATGAAAGCATCtactcatttattttttacaaaaaggacaTTTTCGAATGCGTGGTGTGCAGAAATAAGTGCCACATAGAATGTGCCCCCAACTCCAACTTGATGAGCTGCAAAACGACTGTgttcttcaaaaataaacacaagtttataaaaattaggAACTGCATGTGGAATAATAAATGCAACATTtgcagtaaaaaattttcctacTTCTCCTTTCCACCCTTTGTCCAacagtacatatataaatgcattTGGTGcaacaaatattttcatgtCCACTGCATAGCgaaaattgccaaaaaaaaaaaccaaacacatgataaaaaaaaacaagtaaaGGACGCAATTTGTACCTATGGAAATAACAAGTATGTGCTTCTCCCGTACGAAGTTACCATTAAAGAAAACGTCCTTCTAGATTTCTTGACGAATGCCTACCACCGTGTGAACGAGGCAGGAGTGGGCAATGATGAGGTGATACTCAGCTACACCGCCAATGCGTTGGATGATACCCCGCGCGATGATGATGGAACAGGTGAGTTGAACGCACACgaaataaacgaaaaagagaagaaacaGGAACACGCGAAAGGAGGAAACAACTCATCCGTTGGAGGCAAACACACACCAGATGAACAACTCTGCCTGGATTATTTAAACCATTTCCCCATGTTtcacaaaatgagaaaatttaAATCATTCCCTAATTGTtcaaaagcaaaaaatagtgTAATCCCAGTGCATGAAAACTTTCTTCTGAATTTCTTCCCTATCCATTTGCCAATctatgaaataaaaagtagTAGAAaatttctcctcatttttgtaaatgtaaaaagtggaggacaagttggaaaaaaactcTACCAAGAATTGCTTATGTATTTTAACCCCCTACAAAtcataagtataaaaagtgaaaaaaatgttttaaatgcCCTGAATATGTATAAGGAAATGATTTGCCTGAACAGAGTAATTATCCTTCTCTGTGGAGGAGACGGAACGATAAGCATCTTCATCGACacgttattaaaattttttgcaaatgaaGTTGCCATGGATGCTCTGCAGGGAAAGAACAAGGGGAAATACTACAAATTGTACAggagtgataaaaaaagtgaacactTTGTCTCCACAAAGAGTACATTCCTAAATAAAACCATTATGAATATTACGGCAAAGTTGAAGCACAATAAAGACGCACTTAGGAAGAAGTGGGCAAATAACATCACCGCGCAAGCGAAAAAGCCgactaccttttttttaaaaaaaaggagtgagAAGAATGCTGATGGGGAAGATGCAGACCATTGCGGTGACGATGACGATGCGGGGCACATAAGTGAGGAGAACGCGGAAACGTACTTTGGGAATGACTCCTGCACGGCCCACGTGTGGGGCGAAAATCAAAGTGATGAGTTGGCGCCCAAGCTGACGTCCAAGGTGAAGGGCACGTTTGCAGGCGGTAGACGCATCGACGATCCCTCCGCCTTGAATGGCGAATTGAAGGGCGACTTAATTGGCCAGTTAAGTAGCGAGTTAATGGGCCAGTTAAGTGGCGAGTTAAGTGGCAATTTAAATGGCGAGTTAAGTGGCAATTTAAATGGCGACTTAAATGACGATTTGCGGCAACACCTGAGTAACGATCTGAACAGCGAGATCAATGACTGGAGCTCGGGGCGCAGCAGCCCCAAGGATATGACCAGAAGGGGAACCGAAGCCAAGTGCGGAAACGGGAAGTACCTGTACATCCTGGAAAAATTGaggaacttcaaaaaaaagggcaccgAAAAGGATGATGATGGAGAAAACACAGGCGAACTCTGCGAAGACGAAGCCTACAAGGGAAGCACGGTGAAGAGCTTCCAAAACGGAAACTCCATGATGGACAAGTACTACAATAGCAACACACTCATATATAGTAATTACACAGAGAATAATGAGGACCCTTATTCTGAATCTCGGAGGGGGAaggagaatgaaaaaatgtacgaCAATATTCTTTACCATGATTACAAAGAAAAGGCCACCAATTATTTGCCAATGAAAAccaaattaaatgaaaattcgCCGTCGTACTGTCAGGAAGCCAATGTGGCGAACCCAAGTGATGAACCGGACGGGACCTTGGGGACGAACCCAAACAAGGCAGACAATAAGCTGCACTCTGGTAATGGCACCAGTTTGAACTACAGCAATGGGAATTCACTTAACAGCGGCAGCGCTGACTGTGATGGGGAAACCCCTGTGTATGTCTGCAATGGGGACGATGTGACACCCCACCAGGGTGGTTACTCAGGTGGTTCCCCGGGTGATTACCAAATGGATGTAAAAGGGAAGACAACCCTGACGGATGGACTCTCCAAATTGGAAGCAGAAAATCCAAATCCAAGTGATGAAAATATCATCTTCCAAATAGATAATGGATACAAAGTTGTGCActcaaaggaaaaaaaaaaaactgaccAAGGTGATCACCCCTCttgtgaacaaaaagaaattataaataacgttatcaaaggggaagataaagaaaagagaTCGCACAAAAGTTCTCTCGAATCTTACATAGCATGTGCACCTATAGGTATACTCCCCCTAGGCACAGGAAACGATTTAAGTTACAGTCTAGGATGGGGGTGCGGGTACAATAACGACCCACTGGTGTActtaaacaaaatgaagagcacAAAAAACGAATACATAGATGTATGGAACATGAAAGCATATGACATAAATAACAACCTCATTTTAAACAATAGCTTTATAAACTACTTCGATTTTGGAATCATCTCCAGATtagctctccattttgataaCATCAGAAAAAagttcccccatttttttaacagcagaattggaaataaaatactcTATGGAGAAGTAGGCTTCAGAGACTTCTGCTTCAatacatacaaatataagttaaacaaaaatataaaattgtacTGTGATGGGAAGAAGGTCAAAATTGATGAGGACATAGAAAGTGTGTGTTTGATTAACATCCCCTACTTTCTTGGGGGAAttaaaatatggaaagaTGATGACAAGGATAAACACTACCATTCTGACATTGATAATAGACAAAAACAGGAACATGTAAGAAGGAGGACAAGtaaaaagaagatgaaggAACAAGTGGATGGAAACAAATCAGCCAACACCTCCAGCAATAGCAGCTTTATTGGCTGCTCAATGAATGATAATTTGCACAATGGAAATAACGGAGGAGTTCTTTCGAACAGTTTCGGGGGGGGAACTGGGCACCCTTTTGatgacaataaaaaaatgggcatggCAGAATTTCTAAAAAGTGCTGCTTTAAAACATTCGGCTGGGGAGGATGTCAACCCATCGgagtttttccaaaatgaaaaaacaaatgggatTATACCTTCACATAGTGAAGGAGTGAATCATCCacaaggggaggaaaatgcttccccccccacgaATGAGCAGCCATTCGACTATAGCAACATATACAAATCGTACAGACTGGACTTTTACAGACAAAAGAAACGGAAGCAGAAGTACCGAAAGCAGAAAATGGATGACAAGGTCATTGAAGTCATCGGGTTTCGCaatattttccacatttttcagGTGCAGATTGGTATGTCCAGTGCGATTAAACTTTGCCAGGGAAGTGACATAAAAGTGAAGATTGACAAAACGTTTATTCAAAacaagaacaaaatttactTCCAGTACGATGGAGAGCCCGGCTTTCTCAACATCCATAAGTTGCATTTCACTCACAA GTGCCaatatttgtttttgtcTCCTAAGGACCCAATTTGA